In Panulirus ornatus isolate Po-2019 chromosome 59, ASM3632096v1, whole genome shotgun sequence, the following are encoded in one genomic region:
- the LOC139767341 gene encoding uncharacterized protein, giving the protein MKMLLLLTVAICGLMELTVATPIALPAPVALPAPLPGPGFRFGHHGHGFGHHGHGFGHHGHGFGHHGHGFGHHGHGFGHHGHGFGHHGHGFGHGFGFGGHHHH; this is encoded by the exons ATGAAGATG ctgctgctgctgaccgtGGCCATATGTGGCCTGATGGAGCTAACTGTGGCCACACCCATCGCCCTGCCAGCCCCTGTGGCCCTCCCTGCACCACTACCTGGACCAGGCTTTAGATTCGGTCATCATGGCCATGGTTTTGGTCATCATGGCCATGGTTTCGGTCATCATGGCCATGGTTTTGGTCATCATGGCCATGGTTTCGGTCATCATGGCCATGGTTTTGGTCACCATGGCCATGGCTTCGGTCACCATGGCCATGGTTTCGGTCATGGATTTGGTTTtggtggccaccatcaccactga
- the LOC139767283 gene encoding uncharacterized protein: protein MKMLLLLVTVAICGMMELSVATPVALPAPEALPAPQPDPLIRVSFGGHGHGHGSRYGHSNRYGHGHRYGHGNRYGHSHRYGLSHRYGHGLSLGGYFGFGGHRHGLGGYIRLGNRRRGHNYGHGHSYGHSHGHRYGHGHRYGFGGHGYH from the exons ATGAAGATG ctgctgctgctggtgactgtggCCATATGTGGCATGATGGAGCTAAGTGTGGCCACACCCGTCGCCTTACCAGCCCCTGAggccctcccagcaccacaaccTGACCCATTGATACGCGTTTCTTTCGGCGGCCATGGACATGGCCATGGTAGTAGATATGGCCATAGTAATAGATATGGTCATGGTCATAGATATGGCCATGGTAATAGATATGGCCATAGTCATAGATATGGCCTTAGTCATAGATATGGCCATGGGCTGAGTTTAGGCGGTTACTTTGGCTTCGGTGGTCATCGCCATGGACTCGGCGGATACATTCGTCTCGGTAATCGTCGCCGTGGCCATAACTATGGCCACGGCCACAGTTACGGTCATAGCCACGGCCACCGTTACGGTCATGGCCACAGATACGGCTTTGGTGGTCATGGCTATCACTAA